Part of the Acaryochloris thomasi RCC1774 genome, AAAGCATCCCAGCGCTTACGTGTAATCCAGGCTGCATCAGGAGAGCGATCTCCTCCGTTCGGCAGCTTGAAAACTGTTGAGGAGCTGAATACTTCTCCCAACTCTGCCTGTTCGTTCCAGGCTGCCAGTTTGAAGATATAGCGAGCCTCTTTTCGACCGCTTTTACCACCCACGGGGGGCATAATAATCAGCTCTCCTTGGGGACTGCATTCCATTGCCACGACTTTATTGATCATGCACAGCTTTAGGCCGCTGGAGAAACGAGGCGGATCTCGGAAGGCGAACTAACTGTGTATGTTGTATATCTCTGTCAGCGGTGCGTTGGTTGTTTTATACGTTGTGATTGTTTTCTATGTTCACATCAATAGCTTCAAAGTAACATTGCTTAGGTCAGTTTAAGTATTCAGCCTTGGCGTTTTGATTACAACTTACAATAGTTGTAAAGCCCACTGTCGGAAGAACTGATATGGTGATCGCAGCACCGGAACCACGCGCTGAATTACGCCCTACTGGAGAACAGCGGGTTGTGCTGTGGGGCTTATCTTGGGAAGACTATTTACAGATTTTGAATACGCTGCCTCAGTCCCGTGGCTCTCGCTTGATCTATGACGATGGAGTGCTAGAAATCACCGTGCCGCTAGAAGCACATGAGTTTTCGGGTCGCTTGATTGAGCGTTTCATCATAACGCTGGTTGAGTTGATGAGCCTGCAGATTAAGACAATGGGGTCAACCACAATGAACTATCCCCATTTAAAAAAGGGGGCAGAACCTGACAACGCTTACTATATTCAAAACCAACCGCTGGTAAAGGGACGCAAGGTTGATTTCAGACAGGATCCGCCGCCCGATCTGGTCGTTGAAGTTGACATTACCCATACAGATATTGCGAAGAATCAGTTCTATTCCAGCCTTGGCATTCCTGAGTTCTGGCGGTTCAATGGCAAGATATGGCGGATCTATCAGCTTCAGGAGGGGGTTTATGTAGAGGTTGAAGCGAGTCCTACGTTCCCTCTGGTGCCAAAAGAGCGACTATACACTTTTCTGGAACAGGCGAAAGAGGATGAAATAGAGGCGGTGCGATCTCTGAGGGCTTGGTGGAGCACTGTTCAATCGTGAGGGGTAAGAACCTTCTACAAACCGCGATCTCGCTCCAAATCCGCAATGACGGTCTCAAAATACCACTCTTCAGATCGACCCGGATACTGATGTTTTGCCTGCCGAAGAAAGCGTTCTGCGATCGCCCACTGACCGCCCACCAAGGCCATTAGCTGCTTGCGAAGCTGTTCCTCTCGGGTTTCAGGGGTGACTGACTTAGAGGTTTGAACTTGCTGTAGCGTTGCCAACGCCTGTTTGTGACCCACCCAATCTTCTTGATCGACGTATAAACT contains:
- a CDS encoding Uma2 family endonuclease; protein product: MVIAAPEPRAELRPTGEQRVVLWGLSWEDYLQILNTLPQSRGSRLIYDDGVLEITVPLEAHEFSGRLIERFIITLVELMSLQIKTMGSTTMNYPHLKKGAEPDNAYYIQNQPLVKGRKVDFRQDPPPDLVVEVDITHTDIAKNQFYSSLGIPEFWRFNGKIWRIYQLQEGVYVEVEASPTFPLVPKERLYTFLEQAKEDEIEAVRSLRAWWSTVQS